The genomic window atcccTAATGTCTAGTACAATGCCCAACACATGTCAGTTTCAAAATAAGAAGTTGCTGAAGGAGTGAATGGACTAAAGAGAAAGAAGCTAGTGTAAGGTCAAGGTGATGGGCTGGTTTTTGAAATAACAACTGGGCTTCAGCGCTCTGGTTCTGGTTCCAGAGAATTAGCATATATTTGAGGTGGCCAGGCAGGCTTTGAGTGGATGTGGATAACATTGACAGTACTATGATGATTCAGGAGACCCAAGGTCCCGGGCAAGGTTATACATACAAGGAGTCTCATGAGTCAGGGATTTAGCCCTCATGACTAGGCATTCCAAGTGTGAAAGACATAGACGTAACTCGTAACCCCACAAGTGACATCATTAGTGGGTATCTTACCCCTACAAAGGTGGAACATTATGTGGTTTGCAAATGGGACCTATCTGTAGATCCAGTCACAGGAAGTTGGGGAAATAGCAGAGGTGAAAATTGGCAGAGAAATTACACGGAGAATTACAATTGTCAACTTTATCTAATTAGGTTGGTAGTTTAGAAGACTGGAGAATCTGGGGGCAAAACTTAAAAGATAATCAAATGGTTTGGAAATCAGAAATCTACAATGAAGCATGATTTGCATGCAGTCCCCAACAGAGATTAAGATGATACTGGgtccaggctggcaccgcggctcactaggctaatcctctgccttgtggcgctggcacaccgggttctagtcccggtcggggcgccggattctgtcccagttgcccctcttccaggccagctctctgctgtggccaggaagtgcagtggaggatggcccaagtccttgggccctgcaccccatgggagaccaggaggaaggacctagctcctggcttcggatcagtgcggtgcgctggccacagcagccattggagggtgaaccaatggcaaaggaagacctttctctctgtctctctctctcactgtccactctgcctgtcaaaaaaaaaaaaaaaaaaaaaaaaaaagatgataccGGGTCCAGTgctttggcgtagtgggtaaagccgctacctatagtgctgacatcccataagggtgctggtttgaatcctggctgctctacttctgatccagctctctgctatggcctgggaaagcagtagaagatggcccaactgcttgggcccctgcccctgcattagatacccagaagaagctcctggctcctggctttggatcagcgcagctctggccattacagccaactagggagtgaaccagcagatgaaagatctctcctctctctgcctctcctctctctgtgtaactctgactcttaaataaataaataaatctttttttttttaaaagatgatactGTGGTCATCCTAATTTTACCTCTTACACCTGATTAATGAGGGCTCTGCTCCTTAGCTCCCACATATGCTAAGGATATAATGTATGGAAAGTGCCTAGCACAGGCCTTTACATACAGCAGACCCAATAAATGGCACGTGCTCTAAGTGTGGGAACCAGGGCACAGACTTTAGTGAGAGGCCAGAGCCTGAAGGACTGTTGTGTCATTTCTTCTACTATTTCCCTCCTATCACCACATGCACATGTTCTCAAACCCGCAAATACTGGTAGAGCCTCTGATGCTTTCTTTAAGTAATGGAAAGACTGCTAACAATCTGCCAAAGGCCCTAGACATGCCCATGAGTAGGCGTGCTGCCTACCGAGTCATTAGCAgttgcatgtgcatatgtgttcTCTAACTCTGTAATTAGGGACAGAATATTGAGGACCATACACTGCTATTTCCCAACTTTTGTTGGGAATTTCTTGCAAAGTACAGTTTCGTTTCATTAAATAAGATTCTTAATCCTGGCtacacattagaatcacctggagtCCTTCTAAGGCCTATTGAAGTAGCAGCTTCTAGAAATAGGCTGAAGCTTGGTGTTTTTCTAGGAGTTTCCAGGTAATCCTAATGTGCTAATCCAAGTGTAGCCATTTGTGGAACTGACATCACTTAGAAGCTTGTCTGAAATGTAGACTCTCGGGCCCCACCCGGGGATTGAATCAGATTCAGAACTGAATTGTAATTTGCATTTAAATAGGACTTTGGGTGATTCACAGTCACATCAGTACTTGAGAAGTAAGCGCTGGTATCAGTGAGTCTCAACTCTGGCTACCCCATGTAATCCTCTACAGGACCTCAGGTGCTTAGGTCCTACCCcctgacatttttatttaattggccTGAAGCAGATCCAGTACCAGGATTTTGAAAAATCACCCCTGACTTAAAATTGACTTTCTTTGGGTGCAGCCAGGCTGAGAATCACAATGCTGTGTGGGCAAAGCCTCAGTGACAGATTGGACTCTGGGCAAGGAATGCCTTCATGAAAGGTGCAGTGAAGGAGGAGGCTCAATGATATTTCCCCTTCTCCATGGTCACATCAGAACTAGCACAGTAACAGATTTGTTCTCTCATGGAATATTCTAGCAACATGCTtaagaaatgtctatttcatATGTCTCCTTTATAGCATATATGTAAggttgtattttctatttttctctcttcataACTGTAGCTTATTAATGATGAGCTCATTTTACATAATGACAACAATCAAACGTTAAAGACATGACTCTCGTTTGAGTTCTGCTCAGTGgtaaataattctaaatatttgTATTAAAGTAATCATGAAGATAATATAGGGTAACAGAAAGAGTTCTTgtgaattctaaaaataaatcacaagacttcaaagaaattttgcatttttaacagAAGCTTCAGGCTAGGCCCTAGACCCCCGAGTAGAATTGATTTATTCTCCTGCTGCCCTTGAGACCAGTTCAGGAGGAAAGTCTAGGGAGCACTGAACCATCGGACTTATTTGAAATGTGACACTCTTAGTTGACTGGGCTTCAAATCCTCTGCAGTTGGCTTATCTCAAATGCTAGAAATACTGAGGCATTTGTCACTTCAATCCCAGCCAAGGGTCAGACACTGTGCCACACACGGAagctaaaataaattctaaaagtaGTTTTTGTGGTTGACTTAACTTTATTCACATGATAGCTATAAGGGCTGACAAAGACTTCCTGTAACATTTCTTCTGCTGGGTTGAACTAGAGTTTGGTTGTAGACAGTGTGGATTGAAGGGCTGTGAGGTGAGACAGATCAGGGGCTTGTTACAATTCTATATCATTACGAATCCAGTTTAATTTTAACCTGTGGCATGTCTAACACATTTGCAGTAAGAGTTGGGGAATAAATCTGACACTCACTGGCAAACACTTGGCAGCCCTTGAGAGCCGCATCTTAAAAGAACACACAATCAACCCTAGCAGTAGGGCATGTCAGACATTGCAAGTGCAGATCAGAGGTGCCCGCGGGTGCCAAGAATGGCATCCCATGACAATGACAGCAGCGGGACTGCAGGGCATACAGCAGGCAGCTCCAGAGTCTCAGTCAATCCCAAGAGGGTGTCATGGCCTCTCAGTACTGGTAGGACCTCACAAGGAGCCAAATAAGGATCACTGTAATAAGGACAACAGTGAAGTTGAGACACAGCTCCCGGGTGGATCGCTCCATTCTCAGCGTGGCTCAGTGAGAACTTGTGGCAGGCTTCCGAGGGCACAGCAAAGGCCTCTGGCTCGTCCTCACCTCCTGACAAGGACAAAGAAGACACGGGAGATGAGTGAGCATCCTGTGAGACAACTCTAGTTCtttcctcaaaggaaaaaaaacatgCTGTGGAAAAGGAGACTGTTTGGGGGCTGGATTGTGTCCCTCTAAAATGCCATAtgttgtggctggtgctgtggcacagaggttaaaccACCATTAtttgcagccccagcatcccttatgcacactggtttgaatcccactcctgatttagctccctgctaatgctcctgggaaagctgtggaagatggcccaagtgcctgggcccatgcacccacatgggagacctgtaagaagtgcctggcttctggctttggcccgacccagccctggccattgcagccatctagggagtgaattagcagatggaagacctctctctctctctctctctctctctctctctccctccctacactctgtaattctgatttataactaaataattttttttaaaattgattaattaaaaTGTCATGCTGAAGTCCTAAAGCCCAATACTTCTGAGTGTGACTTCATTTAGAAATAAGGCTTTTCAAGAGATAATTAAACTGAGGTCACTAAGATGGGTCCTACTCCAATGACAGCTGTCCTTGTAACAAGTGGGGATTAGGacacagacacatagagagagaaggccATAGGTCCATTCACAAGCCAAAGAGAGGCCTCGGAAGAAACCCAACATGCCAGCACCTCAATCACAAATCATATTTGGACCAGAGCTGCAAGTCCTAACTGAGTCTCTCTCCACTCAGCCAGTGTGCCCTGAAGATTTTGGGCTTGCCAGCCCCCACAAcctttaaatacacacacacacacacacacacacacacactcactccaaAGAACTCTGACAAATAAACAGAGCCTGGCTTTTCTGCTGAATGTCATGAAAACTAATTCGTTCATTGTATGGATGCTTTGGATAACATACAAAATAGtacatttttctctctcagattaatgtgtgtgtgtatgtgtgtcctctTTGCTAACTTAAAGGATCACCATACAAGGcaccaaaacagaaaaatgttcCGGTCCAGTGTTGTTCCTGCTTTGACTTCCCATATAGGCATGGGAGATCATAATATTTCTAGTTTCAGGCTGCTTTAAGTCTTCATCCAACCTTGGTGAAAAGCAGTTTCAACAGCTGCGTGGCTTCTGACAAGCCCTGCACAGGGCACAGAGCCTACTAGGGTCAATCAAAAGTCCCTCACACAACAGATACTCAGTCCAGAGAGCAAGTGTTAACCTCATGGGTACTCCTATTTCAAAAAGGGATTGCGCCAGCTATTTTTAGTCCAGTCCAGGATGTGCCTAGATTGTAAACACTTCAAAGAGCAGGGATGGTATCCTCTTAGGGTGTACAGATTGTACATGCAGGGAATCATACTTTGAGAATGCATGCACTACAGTCAATCTATTACTTTAGTGATGAGATATAACTGGCATTTTGCTATGTGGTCTAAATGAAAGACTTGGATATGTTAGGTACTTTAGATTCTTAGATATCTATACTTTAGATATTTACAACAAAAGTCTACTGTGGAGTGAAAAGTTTTAAAGAAGAAAGGTGTTTGTTAAGGGTGGGAGCTCCAGGAACTGAAAGGGTTGCTAGCAAGTTATTAGCTTATgataaattattaattataacTACTATATTTATTACTTATGAATGGCCAAATTATTAATTGCATAAATAACATATGAATAGTCATTGTTCATATTGCATACTTGTTGGTAGAGCAGATTAAGTCAGATGATAGCAACCTCTAGGTTATTGAATCTTGGTTCAAA from Oryctolagus cuniculus chromosome 1, mOryCun1.1, whole genome shotgun sequence includes these protein-coding regions:
- the SLN gene encoding sarcolipin isoform X1; translated protein: MERSTRELCLNFTVVLITVILIWLLVRSYQY